One window of Pseudomonas sp. FP198 genomic DNA carries:
- a CDS encoding ABC transporter ATP-binding protein, with translation MAEIRLQNLAHSYTSTPAGPEDYAIREMNHIWEQGGAYALLGPSGCGKSTLLNIISGLLSPSEGQVMFDSKVVNELSPERRNIAQVFQFPVVYDTMTVFDNLAFPLRNQGMAEARIHTKVQEIADVLDLQSLLDKKARNLTADEKQKVSMGRGLVRDDVSAILFDEPLTVIDPHLKWKLRRKLKQIHEQFNITMVYVTHDQLEASTFADKIAVMYGGQIVQFGTPRELFERPSHTFVGYFIGSPGMNLIEVQAQPGGVGFASTHLPLSETLQRRVADAQGKSLKVGIRPEFIHVWDGPYDDAMRAEVVHVEDLGTYKILTLNLDGAPLKVRLAEDKPVPEGTAYISFPGQWLMVYADEYLLESAGEVQP, from the coding sequence ATGGCCGAAATTCGTTTGCAGAACCTCGCCCACAGCTACACCAGCACCCCGGCGGGCCCCGAGGACTACGCGATCCGCGAGATGAACCACATCTGGGAGCAGGGCGGCGCCTATGCGCTGCTCGGGCCTTCGGGTTGCGGCAAGTCGACCTTGCTCAACATCATTTCCGGCTTGCTCAGCCCTTCCGAAGGGCAGGTGATGTTCGACAGCAAAGTCGTCAACGAACTGTCCCCGGAGCGGCGCAACATCGCCCAGGTGTTCCAGTTCCCGGTGGTCTACGACACCATGACGGTGTTCGATAACCTGGCGTTTCCACTGCGCAACCAGGGCATGGCCGAGGCGCGGATCCACACCAAGGTGCAGGAAATCGCCGATGTTCTCGACCTGCAGAGCCTGCTGGACAAGAAGGCCCGCAACCTCACCGCCGATGAAAAACAGAAAGTCTCCATGGGCCGTGGGCTGGTGCGCGACGATGTCTCGGCGATCCTGTTCGACGAGCCGCTGACGGTGATCGACCCGCACCTGAAATGGAAACTGCGGCGCAAGCTCAAGCAGATCCACGAGCAGTTCAACATCACCATGGTCTACGTGACCCACGACCAGTTGGAGGCCTCCACCTTCGCCGACAAGATCGCGGTGATGTACGGCGGCCAGATCGTGCAGTTCGGCACGCCGCGTGAACTGTTCGAGCGCCCGAGCCACACCTTCGTCGGCTACTTCATCGGCAGCCCCGGCATGAACCTGATCGAGGTCCAGGCGCAGCCCGGTGGCGTCGGTTTCGCCTCGACCCACTTGCCGCTGTCCGAAACCCTCCAACGGCGTGTCGCCGACGCGCAAGGCAAGAGCCTGAAGGTCGGCATCCGCCCGGAATTCATTCATGTCTGGGACGGCCCTTACGACGACGCGATGCGGGCTGAGGTGGTGCATGTCGAGGACCTCGGCACCTACAAGATCCTGACCCTCAACCTTGATGGCGCACCGCTGAAGGTCCGCCTCGCCGAAGACAAGCCCGTGCCGGAAGGCACCGCGTACATCAGTTTTCCGGGCCAATGGCTGATGGTCTATGCCGATGAATATCTGCTTGAATCCGCAGGCGAGGTGCAGCCATGA
- a CDS encoding ABC transporter ATP-binding protein, with product MSLQLEHICRTVEGQTWIDDANLSFEPGSFNVLLGRTLSGKTSLMRLMAGLDKPDSGRILMNGVDVTKRPVRLRNVSMVYQQFINYPTMTVFENIASPLRQAGISEEIIQGKVLETAKMLRIEKFLKRHPLELSGGQQQRTAMARALVKDAELILFDEPLVNLDYKLREELRQEMRELFQARHTIAVYATTEPNEALALGGTTTILHEGRVIQSGKSSSVYHQPQTVLAAELFSEPPINLMPGRIAGNEVSFANFVHFPLNVDLRPVGEGEFRFGVRPSHISLVPSNDDDLELAVTVEVAEISGSETFLHVRNEHFLLVLHLPGVHEYDVDAPIRIYIPTHKLFVFDAQGKLVQAPGQRIARVA from the coding sequence ATGTCATTACAGCTTGAGCACATCTGTCGCACCGTCGAAGGCCAGACCTGGATCGACGATGCCAATCTGAGTTTCGAACCCGGATCCTTCAACGTTCTGCTGGGCCGCACGCTGTCCGGCAAGACCAGCCTGATGCGCCTGATGGCCGGTCTGGACAAGCCCGACAGCGGCCGCATCCTGATGAACGGCGTCGATGTCACCAAGCGGCCGGTGCGGCTGCGCAATGTGTCGATGGTCTACCAGCAGTTCATCAACTACCCGACCATGACCGTATTCGAAAATATCGCCTCGCCGCTGCGCCAGGCCGGTATTTCCGAAGAGATTATCCAAGGCAAGGTCCTGGAAACCGCGAAGATGCTGCGGATCGAAAAATTCCTCAAGCGTCATCCGCTGGAGCTGTCCGGTGGTCAGCAGCAACGGACCGCCATGGCCCGTGCGCTGGTCAAGGATGCCGAACTGATCCTGTTCGACGAGCCGCTGGTGAACCTCGACTACAAGCTGCGTGAAGAACTGCGCCAGGAAATGCGCGAGCTGTTCCAGGCTCGCCACACCATCGCCGTCTACGCCACCACCGAGCCGAACGAAGCGTTGGCCCTGGGTGGCACCACGACGATCCTGCATGAGGGCCGGGTGATCCAGAGCGGCAAGTCATCTTCCGTTTATCACCAACCGCAAACCGTGCTGGCCGCCGAGCTGTTTTCCGAACCACCGATCAACCTCATGCCGGGACGCATTGCCGGCAATGAAGTCAGCTTCGCCAACTTCGTGCACTTCCCGCTGAACGTCGACCTGCGTCCGGTGGGCGAGGGCGAGTTCCGTTTCGGTGTGCGCCCCAGCCATATCTCCCTGGTGCCGAGCAACGATGACGACCTGGAACTCGCGGTCACCGTCGAGGTGGCCGAGATCAGCGGTTCCGAGACCTTCCTGCACGTGCGCAACGAACACTTCCTGCTGGTCCTGCATTTGCCCGGCGTGCACGAATACGACGTCGACGCGCCGATCCGCATCTACATCCCGACCCACAAACTGTTTGTCTTCGATGCCCAGGGCAAGCTCGTCCAAGCCCCGGGGCAACGTATCGCGAGGGTTGCCTGA
- a CDS encoding sigma-54-dependent Fis family transcriptional regulator, whose translation MAAPAPALSHEAIIQASWSRCRAFGLNHQSVPAFDPLPAEGIAQLLESQHSLVQTTHQEVLPYYENILSNSNCLIMLADNQGQVLTSWGTQRFIEPKLAHGFSAGASWMERCTGTNAIGTALACEQAVHIEHDEHFLKANRFMTGSAAPIFDAERKVIAVLDVSSDSYLPPSHTLGMVKMMSQTVENRLILNLFRGEHFQLTFNTGLNNLDSQWAGLLIFDESGQVLSANRRADNLLGLSLSRVSIESLFKVSLMELLNQPDGLPFALQASGRNRFQCLLNRPKQVSVKPRIFAETTPSPAPANTGISLNTLHFGDSRVEKAVRQAERLLEKDIPLLIHGETGVGKEVFVKALHQASSRCKQAFIAVNCAAIPAELVESELFGYEKGAFTGANQKGSIGLIRKADRGTLFLDEIGDMPLPTQARLLRVLQERCVQPVGSAELFPVDIRIISATNRSLREQVQLGRFREDLYYRIGGLTLELPPLRERSDKQALFKRLWEHHREPTQWAGLSREVLELFERHPWPGNLRQVSSVLQVALAMAEEQPIRPEHLPDDFFVDLEMEPVETPEPLAVDLNDAEDLNRQLQAVGGNISHLARRLGVSRNTLYKRLRQLENVGSAGINGD comes from the coding sequence ATGGCCGCACCTGCTCCTGCCTTGTCCCACGAGGCCATCATTCAGGCTTCCTGGTCCCGTTGCCGCGCCTTTGGCCTCAATCACCAGAGCGTCCCGGCGTTCGACCCATTGCCGGCCGAGGGCATCGCCCAGTTACTGGAAAGCCAGCATTCACTGGTGCAGACCACTCACCAGGAAGTCCTGCCGTACTACGAGAACATCCTGAGCAATTCCAACTGCCTGATCATGCTGGCCGATAACCAGGGCCAGGTGCTGACCTCCTGGGGCACCCAGCGCTTCATCGAGCCGAAACTGGCCCACGGTTTCAGCGCCGGAGCGAGCTGGATGGAGCGCTGCACCGGCACCAACGCCATCGGCACCGCGCTGGCCTGTGAACAGGCGGTACACATCGAACACGATGAACATTTCCTCAAGGCCAACCGTTTCATGACCGGCTCCGCCGCGCCGATCTTCGATGCCGAGCGCAAGGTCATTGCGGTGCTGGACGTCTCCAGCGACAGCTACCTGCCGCCATCCCATACGCTGGGCATGGTCAAGATGATGAGCCAGACGGTGGAGAACCGGCTGATCCTCAATCTGTTTCGCGGTGAACACTTCCAGCTCACCTTCAACACCGGACTGAACAACCTCGACAGCCAATGGGCCGGGCTGTTGATTTTCGATGAGAGCGGCCAGGTGCTCTCGGCCAACCGCCGCGCCGACAACCTGTTGGGCCTCAGCCTGTCACGGGTAAGCATCGAAAGCCTGTTCAAGGTTTCGCTGATGGAACTGCTCAATCAACCCGACGGCCTGCCGTTCGCCTTGCAGGCGTCCGGGCGCAATCGGTTCCAGTGCCTGCTCAATCGGCCGAAGCAGGTGTCGGTCAAGCCGCGCATCTTTGCCGAAACGACGCCCTCGCCAGCGCCCGCCAATACCGGGATCAGCCTCAACACCCTGCACTTTGGCGACAGTCGCGTGGAAAAAGCCGTGCGCCAGGCCGAGCGCCTGTTGGAGAAAGACATTCCGCTGCTGATCCACGGCGAGACCGGCGTCGGCAAGGAAGTCTTCGTCAAGGCTTTGCATCAGGCCAGTTCGCGTTGCAAGCAGGCGTTTATCGCAGTCAACTGCGCGGCGATCCCCGCCGAGTTGGTCGAGTCGGAATTGTTCGGTTATGAAAAAGGCGCCTTCACCGGCGCCAACCAGAAGGGCAGCATCGGCCTGATCCGCAAGGCTGATCGCGGCACGTTGTTTCTCGATGAAATCGGCGACATGCCGCTGCCGACCCAGGCCCGCTTGCTGCGGGTCCTGCAGGAACGCTGCGTACAACCGGTGGGCAGCGCCGAGCTGTTCCCGGTGGACATCCGCATCATCTCCGCCACCAACCGCTCGCTGCGCGAACAGGTGCAACTGGGGCGATTTCGTGAAGACCTCTACTACCGCATCGGCGGTCTGACCCTGGAATTGCCGCCCCTGCGCGAACGCAGCGACAAGCAGGCGCTGTTCAAGCGCCTCTGGGAACACCACCGCGAGCCGACCCAATGGGCCGGCCTGAGCCGCGAAGTCCTGGAGCTGTTCGAACGCCACCCCTGGCCGGGCAACCTGCGGCAAGTCAGCAGCGTGCTGCAAGTGGCCCTGGCAATGGCCGAAGAACAACCGATCCGCCCGGAACATCTGCCCGATGACTTTTTTGTCGACCTGGAAATGGAGCCGGTGGAAACACCGGAACCGCTGGCAGTGGACCTGAACGACGCCGAAGACCTGAACCGCCAGTTGCAGGCCGTCGGCGGC